One part of the Haemophilus parainfluenzae genome encodes these proteins:
- the alr gene encoding alanine racemase, which produces MNVKPATAKISSLALKHNLQVIKEKAPHSKIIAVVKANAYGHGVVFVSSALESMVDCFAVARLEEALSLRSNGIIKPILLLEGFFDEKDLPIIAVNNIETVVHNREQLEALKRAVVPSPIKVWLKIDTGMHRLGVSLDEVNYFYQELKKLPQIQPHLGFVSHFSRADELNSDYTQVQLDRFLQATKNKEGDRTIAASGGILFWPEAHLDCIRPGIIMYGISPTNTVGAEFGLIPVMNLTSSLLAVREHKKGEPVGYGGIWMSPKDTKIGVIAIGYGDGYPRDVPEGTPVYLNGRIVPIVGRVSMDMLTVDLGEDSQDKVGDEVILWGKELPIETVAKYSGILSYELITKLTPRVITEYVD; this is translated from the coding sequence ATGAACGTAAAACCGGCAACAGCGAAGATCAGTTCGCTTGCCTTAAAACATAATTTACAAGTTATTAAAGAAAAAGCGCCCCACAGTAAAATTATTGCCGTGGTAAAAGCAAACGCATATGGTCACGGCGTGGTATTTGTCTCATCGGCTTTAGAAAGCATGGTGGACTGCTTTGCCGTGGCGCGTTTAGAAGAAGCATTATCTTTACGCTCTAACGGTATTATTAAACCGATCTTATTGCTAGAAGGCTTTTTTGATGAAAAAGATCTGCCTATTATTGCAGTAAATAATATTGAGACGGTGGTACATAACCGCGAACAGCTTGAAGCATTAAAACGAGCCGTAGTACCAAGTCCAATTAAAGTTTGGTTGAAGATTGATACTGGTATGCACCGTTTAGGTGTATCACTTGATGAAGTGAATTATTTTTATCAAGAGCTGAAAAAACTCCCTCAAATTCAACCGCACTTAGGTTTTGTCAGCCACTTTAGTCGTGCTGATGAGTTAAATTCAGATTACACTCAAGTTCAGTTAGATCGTTTTCTTCAAGCTACAAAAAATAAAGAGGGAGACCGAACCATTGCCGCATCAGGTGGGATTCTATTCTGGCCTGAAGCACATTTAGATTGTATTCGCCCAGGGATTATTATGTATGGCATTTCACCAACGAATACTGTCGGCGCAGAATTTGGTTTAATCCCCGTGATGAATTTAACGTCATCTTTGCTTGCTGTACGTGAGCATAAAAAAGGTGAACCTGTTGGCTATGGCGGTATTTGGATGAGTCCGAAAGATACTAAAATTGGCGTGATTGCCATTGGTTATGGTGATGGATATCCGCGTGATGTACCAGAAGGTACGCCAGTTTATCTAAATGGTCGTATTGTTCCTATTGTTGGTCGAGTCTCAATGGATATGCTAACGGTAGATTTAGGCGAAGATAGCCAAGATAAAGTCGGTGACGAAGTGATTTTATGGGGTAAGGAATTACCAATTGAAACGGTAGCTAAATACAGTGGTATTTTAAGCTATGAACTGATTACAAAATTAACGCCTCGTGTTATAACAGAATATGTCGATTAA
- the pgi gene encoding glucose-6-phosphate isomerase, with protein MKNINPTNTQAWKALEAHQSQLAHTTIADLFKQEQNRFNDYSLTFENQILVDFSKNKINQETLKLLRQLAKESALDEAINAMFTGEKINRTENRAVLHTALRNRLNTPVYVDGKDVMPEVNAVLAKMRAFCDRVISGEWKGYTGKAITDVVNIGIGGSDLGPYMVTEALRPYKNHLNMHFVSNVDGTHIAETLKKVNPETTLFLVASKTFTTQETMTNANSARDWLLAAAKDSSAVAKHFAALSTNGKAVTEFGIDTNNMFEFWDWVGGRYSLWSAIGLSIALSIGFDNFEALLSGAHEMDKHFRTAPLEKNIPATLALVGLWNTNFLGAQTEAILPYDQYLHRFAAYFQQGNMESNGKYVDRNGNVISDYQTGPIIWGEPGTNGQHAFYQLIHQGTMLIPCDFIAPAQSHNPLGDHHSKLLSNFFAQTEALAFGKTKEEVEAEFVKAGKSLEEVKDIVPFKVFTGNKPTNSILVQKMTPFVLGALIAMYEHKIFAQGVIFNIFSFDQWGVELGKQLANRILPELADKEKVTSHDSSTNGLINQFKAWR; from the coding sequence ATGAAAAACATTAACCCAACCAATACACAAGCTTGGAAAGCACTTGAAGCTCACCAATCTCAACTGGCTCATACCACCATCGCTGATTTATTCAAACAAGAACAAAATCGTTTTAACGATTATTCTTTAACTTTTGAAAATCAAATCTTAGTGGATTTTTCAAAAAATAAAATTAACCAAGAAACTCTTAAATTGCTTCGTCAATTAGCCAAAGAATCGGCATTAGATGAAGCGATTAATGCTATGTTTACAGGCGAAAAAATTAATCGCACAGAAAATCGTGCCGTATTACATACCGCACTTCGTAACCGTTTAAATACACCAGTATATGTAGATGGTAAAGATGTGATGCCGGAAGTGAATGCGGTATTAGCGAAAATGAGAGCGTTCTGTGATCGTGTGATTTCAGGTGAATGGAAAGGTTATACCGGAAAAGCAATTACTGATGTGGTGAATATCGGTATCGGTGGTTCGGACTTAGGCCCTTACATGGTGACCGAAGCGCTTCGTCCTTATAAAAATCACTTGAATATGCACTTTGTTTCAAACGTAGATGGTACACATATCGCTGAAACGTTGAAAAAAGTCAATCCTGAAACCACACTTTTCTTAGTGGCATCTAAAACCTTTACCACACAAGAAACCATGACTAATGCGAATTCTGCACGTGATTGGTTATTGGCGGCAGCGAAAGATAGCAGCGCGGTGGCAAAACACTTTGCTGCACTTTCGACCAATGGTAAAGCAGTAACAGAATTCGGTATTGATACAAACAATATGTTTGAATTCTGGGATTGGGTTGGTGGCCGTTATTCTTTATGGTCTGCAATCGGTCTTTCAATCGCACTTTCAATCGGCTTTGATAATTTTGAAGCACTACTAAGTGGTGCGCATGAAATGGATAAACATTTCCGTACTGCGCCATTAGAAAAAAATATCCCGGCAACATTAGCGTTAGTCGGTTTATGGAATACCAATTTCCTCGGTGCACAAACTGAAGCAATTTTACCTTATGACCAATATTTACACCGTTTTGCGGCGTATTTCCAACAAGGCAATATGGAATCAAACGGTAAATATGTCGATCGTAATGGCAATGTTATCAGTGATTATCAAACAGGCCCAATCATTTGGGGTGAACCGGGTACAAACGGTCAACATGCGTTCTACCAATTGATTCACCAAGGTACGATGTTAATCCCTTGTGACTTTATCGCGCCAGCACAAAGCCATAACCCATTAGGTGACCATCACAGCAAATTGTTATCAAACTTCTTTGCACAAACTGAAGCACTTGCTTTCGGTAAAACCAAGGAAGAAGTTGAAGCCGAGTTTGTGAAAGCCGGTAAATCGTTGGAAGAGGTAAAAGACATTGTGCCATTTAAAGTCTTTACCGGTAACAAACCGACCAACTCTATTTTAGTGCAGAAAATGACACCATTTGTTCTTGGTGCATTAATTGCGATGTACGAACACAAGATTTTTGCACAAGGTGTGATTTTCAACATTTTTAGTTTCGACCAATGGGGCGTGGAATTAGGTAAACAATTAGCGAATCGAATTCTTCCTGAATTGGCAGACAAAGAGAAAGTGACAAGCCATGATAGCTCAACCAATGGATTGATTAATCAATTTAAAGCATGGCGCTAA
- a CDS encoding MFS transporter: protein MTMFVQQQNVTPSNLVAFNFLLIAFLTGIASAFQTPTLSLYLSQEIQVSPFFVGLFYSVNAIIGIILSQILAKYSDKQDDRRKVMIVCCLMAVLGCLIFAYSRNYYVLIIIGTTLLGLGSSANPQSFALAREYAESSHREAVMFTTIMRTQISLAWIVGPPLSFFIALNWGFDYMYLVAGSAFLLCAGVSKLLPKIPRQSAVKNQEILDNTPPRKSVIYLFIANLLLWTCNSMYLINMPLFVINELHLNKELAGTLMGTAAGLEIPVMIFAGYLTKYFSKKRLMMIALVSGLAFYSSLLFAEQTWQLIGLQILNAIFIGITATIGMVYFQDLMPTKMGTATTLFSNAAKSSWIIGGPLAGMIAEIWHYNSIFYIAVALIFISVTCMWKVKSV from the coding sequence ATGACTATGTTTGTTCAACAACAAAACGTAACACCATCTAATCTTGTAGCATTCAATTTTCTATTGATTGCTTTTTTAACGGGAATTGCCTCTGCCTTTCAAACGCCAACCTTGAGTTTATATCTCTCTCAAGAGATTCAAGTTTCACCTTTTTTTGTGGGCTTGTTCTATTCAGTTAATGCCATTATTGGCATTATCTTAAGCCAAATTCTGGCGAAATATTCTGATAAGCAAGATGATCGTCGCAAAGTGATGATTGTTTGCTGTTTAATGGCTGTGCTTGGCTGTCTGATTTTTGCTTATAGCCGAAATTATTATGTGTTGATTATTATCGGTACAACGCTATTAGGGCTAGGTTCATCCGCTAATCCGCAATCTTTTGCTTTAGCGCGAGAATATGCTGAAAGTAGTCATCGTGAAGCGGTGATGTTCACCACAATTATGCGAACTCAAATCTCATTGGCTTGGATTGTTGGGCCACCGCTTTCTTTTTTCATTGCGTTAAACTGGGGATTTGATTACATGTATTTGGTGGCGGGTTCTGCCTTTTTACTGTGTGCAGGCGTCAGCAAATTATTGCCGAAAATTCCTCGTCAAAGTGCGGTTAAAAATCAAGAGATTTTAGACAATACGCCACCAAGAAAAAGTGTGATTTACTTGTTCATCGCTAATCTATTGCTTTGGACCTGTAACAGCATGTATCTCATTAATATGCCATTATTTGTGATTAATGAATTACATTTAAACAAAGAACTGGCGGGAACATTAATGGGAACAGCGGCGGGATTGGAAATTCCTGTGATGATTTTTGCGGGCTATCTCACCAAATATTTCAGTAAAAAGCGCTTGATGATGATTGCTTTAGTTTCTGGTCTTGCCTTCTATTCAAGTTTATTATTCGCCGAGCAAACTTGGCAGCTTATCGGATTACAAATACTTAATGCGATTTTTATCGGTATCACCGCTACCATTGGCATGGTGTATTTCCAAGATTTAATGCCGACTAAAATGGGCACGGCTACCACACTATTCAGTAATGCAGCAAAAAGTAGCTGGATTATCGGAGGACCTCTTGCGGGCATGATTGCGGAAATCTGGCATTACAATTCTATTTTTTATATCGCTGTGGCACTAATTTTTATCAGCGTAACCTGTATGTGGAAAGTCAAATCAGTTTAA
- a CDS encoding glycoside hydrolase family 32 protein — protein sequence MIIFNNGKYKSILAAEKGELAEIAESVQKDKDFRPHFHIAPPTGLMNDPNGLIFDGEKYHLFYQWFPFDAIHGMKHWKHLITKDFQHYQSADDLIPCELFESHGCYSGGALKVGDKLAMFYTGNTRRPSDNQRVPYQNLAIFDLNGKLLSKHPLIENAPEGYTEHVRDPKPYFTEDGKIRFICGAQRENLTGTAIIFEMDNLEDTPRLLGELSLPAFDNKNVFMWECPDLLKIGDKDVFIWSPQGKDREAHQFQNNYHATYAVGKLTDLTFEAEYIGELDQGFDFYAPQTFGGLDNQNHAVLFGWIGLPDLTYPTDKFKWHSALTLPRELRLEGTRIYQRPIAKIDENLTALSARHLGEKADIANLDRAYVKFEANNQAFDLTFFQNEKGQSLRLSYKNGLICLDRSQSEQTELMEKFNTKRFCEIENLQTVEIFFDRSIIEIFFNHGEKAMTSRFFIENRKNTISSSRPLDLTIGYLPAIHYDK from the coding sequence ATGATTATTTTCAATAATGGCAAATATAAAAGCATCCTAGCCGCAGAAAAAGGCGAACTCGCAGAAATTGCTGAAAGCGTGCAAAAAGACAAAGATTTTCGGCCGCACTTTCATATTGCCCCACCAACCGGCTTAATGAATGATCCGAATGGTTTGATCTTTGATGGTGAAAAGTATCATCTGTTCTACCAATGGTTTCCATTCGATGCAATTCACGGGATGAAACATTGGAAGCATTTAATCACGAAAGATTTCCAACATTATCAATCAGCAGATGATCTGATTCCTTGTGAGCTTTTTGAGTCTCACGGCTGTTATTCTGGTGGCGCTTTAAAAGTTGGTGACAAATTGGCCATGTTCTATACCGGCAATACTCGTCGACCAAGTGATAATCAACGCGTGCCTTATCAAAATTTAGCGATTTTCGATCTTAATGGGAAATTGCTTAGCAAACATCCGTTAATTGAAAATGCGCCTGAAGGCTATACAGAACATGTTCGTGATCCTAAACCGTATTTTACTGAAGACGGGAAAATCCGTTTTATCTGTGGTGCACAGCGAGAAAACCTCACAGGAACAGCCATTATTTTTGAAATGGACAATCTTGAAGATACGCCTCGCTTATTAGGCGAGCTTTCCTTGCCTGCTTTTGACAATAAAAACGTGTTTATGTGGGAATGCCCTGACCTATTGAAGATCGGTGATAAAGATGTCTTTATTTGGTCGCCACAAGGTAAAGATCGGGAAGCGCATCAATTCCAAAATAATTATCATGCGACTTATGCTGTGGGTAAATTAACAGATTTAACCTTTGAAGCAGAATATATCGGCGAATTAGATCAGGGCTTTGATTTCTACGCACCACAAACGTTTGGCGGCTTAGATAATCAAAATCATGCCGTACTTTTCGGTTGGATTGGTTTACCCGATTTAACTTACCCAACAGATAAATTTAAATGGCATTCGGCTTTAACCTTGCCAAGAGAATTGCGCTTAGAAGGCACAAGAATTTATCAACGTCCGATTGCTAAAATAGACGAAAATCTGACCGCACTTTCAGCGCGTCATCTTGGTGAAAAAGCGGATATTGCCAATTTAGATCGTGCCTATGTTAAATTTGAGGCAAATAACCAAGCCTTTGACTTAACCTTCTTCCAAAATGAAAAAGGACAATCACTGCGCCTATCTTATAAAAATGGCTTGATCTGTTTAGATCGCAGTCAAAGCGAACAAACGGAATTAATGGAGAAATTCAATACAAAACGCTTCTGCGAAATTGAAAATCTGCAGACTGTTGAAATTTTCTTTGATCGCTCAATTATTGAAATTTTCTTTAATCATGGTGAAAAAGCCATGACATCAAGATTTTTCATTGAGAACAGAAAAAATACAATAAGCAGTAGCCGTCCATTGGATTTAACGATCGGTTATTTACCGGCTATTCATTATGACAAATAA
- a CDS encoding aminoimidazole riboside kinase, whose protein sequence is MSQKIWVTGDAVVDLIPDGENHYLRCAGGAPANVAVGVARLGSPSAFIGRVGNDPLGQFMQDTLNAENVNTQHMILDPQHRTSTVVVGLDNGERSFTFMVNPSADQFLQASDLPPFQQGEWLHCCSIALINNPSREATFEAIRRIKAGGGFFSFDPNLRESLWSSLEEMKTVVMEAVALADVLKFSEEELTLLTNTDSLEKAFEKVTALYPEKLIIVTLGKDGALYHLEGKKDVIAGKALQPIDTTGAGDAFVGGLLAGLSQHPNWKENDVLVQIIRQANACGALATTAKGAMSALPNKAQLAAFLAN, encoded by the coding sequence ATGAGCCAAAAAATCTGGGTAACCGGCGATGCGGTTGTTGATCTTATTCCTGACGGTGAAAATCATTATTTACGCTGTGCCGGTGGTGCGCCTGCCAATGTGGCTGTTGGCGTAGCACGCTTAGGCAGCCCGAGTGCCTTTATTGGTCGCGTAGGTAACGATCCGCTTGGCCAATTTATGCAAGATACCTTAAATGCGGAAAATGTGAATACGCAACATATGATTTTAGATCCGCAACATCGAACCTCTACGGTTGTGGTTGGTTTAGATAATGGCGAACGCAGCTTTACCTTTATGGTAAATCCAAGTGCAGATCAGTTCTTACAAGCTAGCGATTTACCGCCTTTCCAACAAGGTGAATGGCTACATTGCTGCTCTATCGCGCTGATTAATAATCCATCTCGCGAAGCAACTTTCGAAGCGATTCGCCGTATTAAAGCTGGTGGCGGTTTCTTCTCTTTTGACCCAAATTTACGTGAATCACTTTGGTCTAGCCTAGAAGAAATGAAAACCGTGGTAATGGAAGCCGTTGCATTAGCTGACGTATTAAAATTCTCTGAAGAAGAATTAACGCTTTTGACTAATACTGACAGTCTTGAAAAAGCCTTTGAAAAAGTGACCGCACTTTATCCTGAAAAATTGATTATCGTGACTTTAGGTAAAGATGGTGCGCTCTATCATTTAGAAGGTAAAAAAGATGTGATTGCAGGGAAAGCCTTACAACCGATTGATACAACGGGTGCAGGCGATGCCTTTGTCGGTGGACTACTTGCTGGACTTTCACAGCATCCAAACTGGAAAGAAAACGATGTGCTTGTGCAAATTATCCGTCAAGCCAATGCCTGTGGTGCCCTTGCTACTACAGCAAAAGGGGCGATGTCTGCGCTACCAAATAAAGCACAATTAGCAGCGTTCCTAGCCAACTAA
- the tyrS gene encoding tyrosine--tRNA ligase gives MTDINTVLAELKRGTDEILSEADLIEKLKENRPLKIKLGADPTAPDIHLGHTVVLNKLRQFQQLGHEVYFLIGDFTGMVGDPSGKNTTRPPLSREDVLRNAETYKEQIYKILDPQKTKIVFNSEWLGKLGTEGMIRLASNYTVARMLERDDFKKRFGNNQPIAIHEFIYPLLQGHDSVALEADVELGGTDQKFNLLVGRELQKSAGQKPQVAITLPLLVGLDGEKKMSKSLGNYIGVTDAPSDMFGKIMSISDELMWDWYNLLSFRPLTEIAELKAEVANGKNPRDVKILLAKEIIARFHDEAAAEAAEQEFINRFQKGAMPDEMPEFTFEGEIGLATLLKEAGLVPSTSEAIRSAKQGGVKINGEKVEDMKANAPKGTNVYQVGKRKFARVTIA, from the coding sequence ATGACTGATATTAATACCGTTCTCGCAGAACTAAAACGCGGTACTGATGAGATTCTTTCTGAAGCAGATTTAATCGAAAAACTAAAAGAAAATCGCCCACTTAAAATTAAACTTGGTGCAGACCCTACTGCTCCGGATATTCACTTAGGGCATACCGTGGTATTAAACAAACTCCGTCAATTCCAACAATTAGGCCACGAAGTCTATTTCTTAATCGGTGATTTCACGGGGATGGTCGGTGACCCATCTGGTAAAAATACCACTCGCCCACCGCTTAGCCGCGAAGATGTGCTTCGCAATGCGGAAACCTATAAAGAACAGATTTACAAAATTCTAGACCCACAAAAAACGAAAATCGTATTCAACTCTGAATGGTTGGGTAAATTGGGTACTGAAGGGATGATCCGTTTAGCAAGTAACTATACCGTAGCGCGTATGCTAGAACGTGATGATTTCAAAAAACGTTTTGGTAACAACCAACCTATCGCAATTCACGAATTTATTTATCCTTTATTACAAGGTCATGACTCTGTTGCATTAGAAGCTGACGTGGAACTTGGTGGTACAGACCAAAAATTTAACTTACTTGTTGGTCGTGAATTACAAAAATCAGCTGGTCAGAAACCACAAGTAGCGATTACGCTTCCATTACTTGTTGGTTTAGACGGTGAGAAGAAAATGTCTAAATCATTAGGTAACTACATCGGCGTGACAGATGCACCAAGCGATATGTTCGGTAAAATCATGTCGATCTCGGATGAATTAATGTGGGATTGGTACAACTTACTTTCTTTCCGTCCACTCACTGAAATTGCTGAATTAAAAGCAGAAGTAGCAAATGGTAAAAACCCACGTGATGTGAAGATTTTATTAGCCAAAGAAATCATTGCACGTTTCCATGATGAAGCAGCGGCAGAGGCGGCTGAACAAGAATTTATTAACCGTTTCCAAAAAGGTGCAATGCCAGATGAAATGCCTGAATTCACCTTTGAAGGCGAAATTGGTTTAGCAACCTTATTAAAAGAAGCGGGACTGGTTCCTTCTACTTCTGAAGCGATTCGCTCAGCGAAGCAAGGTGGTGTGAAAATCAATGGCGAAAAAGTCGAAGACATGAAAGCCAATGCACCAAAAGGCACGAATGTTTACCAAGTCGGTAAACGTAAGTTTGCACGCGTAACCATCGCATAA
- the sfsA gene encoding DNA/RNA nuclease SfsA produces the protein MQLPTLQSAKLIRRYKRFLTDIELPNGEVITIHCANTGAMTGCGEKGDTVWYSYSDSQTRKYPHSWELTQLANGQLVCINTHRSNQLVFEALQNKQIKELAMYDEIYPEVKYGEENSRIDFLLKGEGLPDCYVEVKSITFVKGTLGMFPDAVTTRGQKHVRELLAMKKQGHRAVVLFAGLHDGFDRFKIAEFVDPEYDRLLKDAKSQGVEAYAYAGKFDISDGIPTALSLTESVPYID, from the coding sequence ATGCAACTCCCTACCCTACAATCCGCAAAATTAATTCGCCGCTATAAACGCTTTTTAACTGATATTGAATTACCAAATGGCGAAGTGATCACGATTCATTGTGCAAACACCGGTGCAATGACTGGCTGTGGTGAAAAAGGGGATACCGTTTGGTACTCTTATTCTGATAGCCAAACGCGAAAATATCCACACAGTTGGGAATTAACGCAATTAGCAAATGGCCAACTTGTTTGCATTAACACACACAGATCCAACCAGCTAGTCTTTGAAGCCTTGCAAAATAAACAAATCAAAGAACTCGCTATGTATGATGAAATTTATCCTGAAGTGAAATATGGTGAAGAAAATAGCCGTATCGACTTTTTACTGAAAGGTGAAGGCTTGCCTGATTGCTATGTTGAAGTGAAATCCATCACCTTCGTAAAAGGTACATTAGGAATGTTTCCCGATGCGGTGACTACTCGTGGACAGAAACATGTTCGTGAGCTTTTAGCCATGAAAAAACAAGGACATCGCGCCGTTGTTCTCTTTGCCGGATTACATGATGGCTTCGATCGTTTTAAAATCGCTGAGTTTGTAGATCCTGAATATGATCGCCTCTTAAAAGACGCAAAATCTCAGGGCGTTGAAGCTTATGCTTATGCGGGAAAATTTGACATTTCAGATGGCATTCCGACCGCACTTTCTCTCACAGAAAGTGTACCTTACATCGATTAA
- a CDS encoding ATP-dependent nuclease: MAAHIWEKHLNPVIPKFMYFDEYYELPSKIDLETIGTSTTQDAKTAKALLELADVDLDDLTNPDTYEDFKAELEATSSEITQHIFKYWKNNTGLRVQFDIEKEENRNYPNNIKKYLNIRVWSDKHHISLPLSNRSKGFNWFFSFIVWFSRIQEDKSNEYILLLDEPGLNLHAAAQADLLNFLDDLSKEYQIIYTTHSPFMVPHNSLERVRTVYESKDGTTIKDAIEEKDSDTLFPLQAALGYDIAQNLFINKNNLLVEGVSDLIYLTMMSSILEESGLQGIRDDITIVPVGGLDKVTSFISLLKGQNLNIVCALDTFTDQKGKARLNSLIEQKIIKDKSILFFNEFSRNVGNIADLEDLFSIEEYLKFFNSAFDEYDDIAASVIDANKPVIQQINKIIGKSRYNHYRPSMTASKLGLSKGDFSQETIERFENLFKQINSLF; the protein is encoded by the coding sequence TTGGCTGCACATATTTGGGAAAAACACCTTAACCCAGTTATACCTAAGTTTATGTATTTTGATGAGTATTACGAATTACCATCTAAAATAGATTTAGAAACTATTGGTACATCTACAACTCAGGATGCTAAAACAGCTAAAGCATTATTAGAATTAGCTGATGTTGATTTAGATGATTTAACAAATCCAGATACTTATGAGGATTTTAAAGCTGAGCTTGAAGCAACATCAAGCGAAATTACTCAACATATTTTCAAATATTGGAAAAATAATACTGGGCTAAGAGTTCAATTTGATATTGAAAAAGAAGAAAATCGTAACTATCCAAATAATATTAAGAAATATCTTAATATTAGAGTTTGGAGTGATAAACATCATATTAGCCTCCCATTGTCTAACCGTAGTAAAGGATTCAATTGGTTCTTTTCATTCATTGTTTGGTTCAGCCGAATCCAAGAGGATAAATCAAATGAATATATCTTATTATTAGATGAGCCAGGTCTAAATCTTCATGCTGCAGCACAAGCTGATCTATTGAATTTTTTAGATGATTTATCTAAAGAATATCAAATTATATACACAACACACTCACCATTTATGGTTCCACATAATAGTTTAGAAAGAGTTAGGACTGTATATGAATCAAAAGATGGGACAACAATAAAAGATGCCATTGAAGAAAAAGATTCGGATACTTTATTCCCATTACAGGCTGCTCTTGGATATGATATAGCTCAAAATCTTTTTATTAATAAAAATAATCTATTGGTTGAAGGAGTGTCAGATTTAATCTATTTAACAATGATGTCTTCTATATTAGAAGAATCTGGTCTACAAGGTATAAGGGACGATATAACAATTGTTCCCGTTGGTGGATTAGATAAAGTTACATCATTTATTTCTTTGCTAAAAGGTCAAAATTTAAATATTGTTTGTGCATTAGATACATTTACTGATCAGAAAGGAAAGGCAAGGCTCAATAGTCTTATTGAGCAGAAGATCATTAAAGACAAAAGCATACTTTTCTTCAATGAATTTTCTAGAAATGTTGGTAATATAGCTGATTTAGAGGATCTATTTAGTATTGAAGAGTATTTGAAGTTCTTTAATTCAGCTTTTGATGAATATGACGATATAGCTGCATCAGTTATAGATGCTAATAAACCAGTAATTCAACAAATAAATAAAATCATTGGAAAATCTCGATATAATCATTACAGACCATCAATGACTGCAAGCAAACTAGGTTTATCGAAGGGTGATTTTAGTCAAGAAACAATAGAACGTTTTGAGAATCTATTTAAACAAATAAACTCATTATTCTAA
- a CDS encoding AAA family ATPase — protein sequence MKLTNVTIHKYKSYDQSQSFPIDNDITIIVGKNESGKTAILEAIAKTNYFSDDDDFKFNPIHDYPRKEKKKYDKSGAVGEAISCTYQLNQEEISKIEKDLGYGVVSKWEFSITTKYNNNKKITYPDIDISKFLEFIGNIYQLNSQNLGILKTLTSKEKIINAINEYKNTEETSEEYKLFK from the coding sequence ATGAAACTAACTAATGTCACTATCCATAAGTATAAATCTTATGACCAAAGCCAATCATTTCCCATTGATAATGATATTACAATTATTGTAGGAAAGAATGAGTCTGGAAAAACAGCTATTTTAGAAGCGATCGCAAAAACAAATTACTTTTCTGATGATGATGATTTTAAATTTAATCCAATTCATGATTATCCAAGAAAAGAGAAAAAGAAATATGACAAATCTGGAGCGGTGGGAGAAGCAATTTCTTGCACTTATCAACTAAATCAAGAAGAAATTAGCAAAATTGAAAAAGATTTAGGATATGGGGTCGTTAGCAAATGGGAGTTTTCTATTACAACTAAATATAACAATAATAAAAAAATCACTTATCCAGATATTGATATAAGTAAATTTCTAGAGTTTATTGGCAATATATACCAATTGAATTCTCAAAATTTAGGAATCCTTAAAACATTGACAAGTAAAGAAAAGATTATTAATGCCATTAATGAATATAAAAACACTGAAGAAACCTCTGAGGAATATAAACTATTTAAATAG